Proteins encoded by one window of Cheilinus undulatus linkage group 13, ASM1832078v1, whole genome shotgun sequence:
- the LOC121519675 gene encoding C-C motif chemokine 5-like yields MSARSLIAVTAVLLCIALGLVNPAQAARVSSRSIPCCTTFNKKPIPPKVVVGYRKIPATRTCRMEAIIFYTIKENVICARPEDEWVKPILELLSLKLRKLAKPATDETQTERSVTPAVHDGSGPFSSTTDINTDSTEGFYF; encoded by the exons ATGTCTGCAAGAAGTCTGATCGCCGTGACAGCCGTTCTCCTCTGCATCGCTCTGGGTCTGGTCAATCCAGCTCAAGCTGCCA GAGTTTCCAGCAGGTCCATTCCTTGTTGTACAACATTCAACAAGAAGCCAATTCCACCTAAAGTTGTTGTTGGCTACAGAAAAATACCTGCAACTAGAACCTGCCGCATGGAGGCGATCAT TTTCTACACCATAAAGGAGAATGTGATATGTGCAAGACCAGAGGATGAGTGGGTGAAGCCAATTCTGGAATTACTCAG TTTAAAACTGAGGAAGTTGGCCAAACCCGCCACTGATGAAACTCAGACTGAGAGAAGCGTAACTCCAGCAGTCCATGATGGAAGTGGACCTTTTTCCAGCACCACCGACATCAACACCGACAGCACTGAAGGTTTCTACTTCTAA
- the LOC121519677 gene encoding C-C motif chemokine 2-like — protein sequence MSSVSVGFKRTSSVDSLSFLIQRRTMTSLNIFVLLFLGTIMLSTASAGGGTASCCRALTSTQLHRDRLQSYYKQHKSTCPIDAVVRICSDPRRMWTKTSMAYLDGKNSVLHGHHRANNFHPNTERPHLN from the exons ATGTCATCAGTGTCGGTGGGCTTTAAAAGGACTAGCAGTGTAGACTCTCTTTCATTTCTAATACAAAGACGCACAATGACAAGTCTGAACATATTTGTCTTGCTATTTCTTGGAACCATCATGCTGTCCACAGCCTCAGCTGGAG gtggcACAGCAAGTTGTTGCCGAGCACTTACATCCACTCAACTCCACCGAGATCGACTACAGAGTTACTACAAACAGCACAAGTCAACATGCCCTATCGACGCAGTTGT GAGGATCTGCTCTGACCCCAGACGAATGTGGACAAAGACCAGCATGGCCTACCTGGATGGGAAGAACAGCGTCCTACATGGACACCACCGGGCAAACAACTTCCATCCTAACACAGAAAGACCACACTTAAATTAG
- the LOC121519819 gene encoding eotaxin-like, with amino-acid sequence MRFSLVSVALFCLITWISLVNAVPGPVTNCCEVWSTTKIPVKRVMNYTIQSGGICPIRAVLFQTKKGTTLCSDPDSGWAKRAMQKVDRETKALLQETQSEEDGSADITPASADAPQKAKQKKNRTGRRGQGKRCKGGRNGQRKCV; translated from the exons ATGAGATTCAGCCTGGTGTCCGTCGCTCTTTTCTGCCTTATCACCTGGATCAGCCTGGTCAATGCAG TCCCTGGACCAGTGACAAACTGCTGTGAGGTATGGTCCACCACCAAAATCCCAGTAAAGCGAGTTATGAACTACACCATTCAGTCTGGGGgcatttgtccaatcagagcTGTATT gtttcagacaaaaaaaggaacaacGCTTTGCTCTGACCCTGACAGTGGCTGGGCTAAAAGAGCCATGCAGAAAGTGGACAGGGAGACAAAAGCATTGCTCCAGGAGACACAGAGTGAGGAAGACGGGTCTGCAGATATCACACCAGCATCAGCCGATGCACCACAGAAGgccaaacagaagaaaaacaggacTGGGAGAAGAGGACAGGGGAAAAGGTGCAAAGGAGGAAGGAATGGTCAGAGAAAATGTGTGTGA